In Helianthus annuus cultivar XRQ/B chromosome 9, HanXRQr2.0-SUNRISE, whole genome shotgun sequence, the following are encoded in one genomic region:
- the LOC110879507 gene encoding peroxisomal membrane protein 11A, which yields MESNTQTKPKSPKNNRDFLIHLEAYLAKRDGVDKLLKISRYATKIILSSDLVPATHPFHRRLKTFESNVGLSRKAFRLGKFIQDINSLRSAKLDTTQNVIIALIAYGGEGVYYFVEQFVWLAKSGLISPTHARVLQRISAWAELIGYVGSVSMKVKELKGISFDERCLLSSIEIAVTRGDDVEPEMERLGKLREKKLMKRLSLVQDVADGLMAVADIRDGKGRLSGPLLMASAGMVSAVISTHKNWLSC from the coding sequence ATGGAATCCAACacacaaaccaaaccaaaatcccCAAAAAACAACCGAGACTTCCTCATCCACCTCGAAGCATACCTCGCCAAACGCGACGGCGTCGACAAACTCTTAAAAATCTCCCGTTACGCCACCAAAATCATCCTCTCCTCCGACCTCGTACCCGCCACCCACCCCTTCCACCGCCGCCTCAAAACCTTCGAATCCAACGTCGGGCTCAGCCGCAAAGCCTTCCGCCTAGGCAAGTTCATCCAAGACATCAATTCACTCCGCTCAGCAAAACTCGACACCACACAAAATGTTATAATCGCATTGATTGCATACGGCGGAGAAGGTGTGTATTACTTTGTTGAACAGTTTGTGTGGTTAGCCAAATCAGGGCTCATTAGCCCCACCCACGCGCGTGTTTTGCAACGAATTAGCGCGTGGGCTGAGTTAATTGGGTATGTTGGGAGTGTTAGTATGAAGGTTAAGGAATTAAAGGGGATTTCATTTGATGAAAGATGTTTGTTATCGAGTATTGAAATTGCGGTTACGAGAGGTGATGATGTGGAGCCTGAGATGGAGAGGTTGGGGAAGTTGAGGGAAAAGAAGTTGATGAAGAGGTTGTCATTGGTGCAAGATGTGGCGGATGGGTTGATGGCGGTCGCGGATATTCGCGATGGGAAGGGGCGGCTTTCGGGGCCGTTGTTGATGGCGTCGGCTGGGATGGTGTCCGCGGTTATTAGTACTCATAAGAATTGGTTGTCTTGTTGA
- the LOC110876724 gene encoding uncharacterized protein LOC110876724 — protein sequence MSKRRSCSTIPHPVQNTRWIIEDDRYDNWSPNVLEFYYDGDTPTCYSTYMGVTPLGKDWWGGLLGFCGNGFIQETHINAWCNKLMYLRETQSETRPCQSNDYRWTIMPPHFFNMVVEQKHDAYSYADGSRQKFPAFWNVDTVYMPVSHKDQHWLILQINMLSLKVKVYFPNNCNVMHCGESFCIHKKIHQILLEFESPFLWFLGRISYWQLSGINETDTLECAGDDVWPDNGDHTGRNSGVIICMLMEKLVQNFALTWEEENLQDACVRYRRYMADELYAGRFTQKKN from the exons ATGTCCAAAAGGAGGTCTTGCTCAACCATTCCTCATCCAGTACAGAACACGCGTTGGATCATTGAAGATGATCGATATGACAATTGGTCTCCAAATGTTCTTGAGTTTTACTACGATGGTGATACACCAACTTGCTATTCGACATACATGGGCGTTACACCGTTAGGAAAAGACTGGTGGGGCGGACTTCTTGGGTTTTGTGGCAATGGTTTTATACAAGAAACG CACATAAATGCATGGTGTAACAAGCTAATGTATTTACGGGAAACTCAAAGCGAGACACGGCCATGCCAGTCTAATGATTATCGTTGGACAATTATGCCCCCTCATTTTTTCAACATGGTAGTTGAACAGAAGCATGATGCTTACAGCTATGCAGATGGGTCTAGACAAAAATTTCCTGCATTTTGGAATGTGGATACG GTCTACATGCCAGTTTCACACAAGGATCAACACTGGTTAATCTTACAGATAAACATGTTGTCACTAAAAGTTAAAGTTTATTTCCCAAATAATTGTAATGTAATGCATTGTGGAGAGTCGTTTTGCATACATAAAAAAATACATCAAATTCTACTTGAATTTGAGTCTCCATTCTTATGGTTTTTGGGTCGCATATCGTACTGGCAACTTTCTGGAATAAACGAGACAGATACCTTGGAGTGTGCGGGGGATGATGTGTGGCCAGATAACGGGGATCATACAGGTCGAAATTCAGGTGTAATTATTTGTATGTTAATGGAAAAACTTGTTCAAAACTTTGCATTGACATGGGAAGAGGAAAATCTACAGGATGCTTGTGTCAGATACAGACGGTACATGGCGGATGAACTCTACGCTGGCCGattcacacaaaaaaaaaactga
- the LOC110876725 gene encoding uncharacterized protein LOC110876725 — protein MGVKCVIYIGGKWEVVNGNIEYVAGHDCITRRGLEVETTFSYITFLSYIRKMCDIQNITRISYRMSSFTDPIDIMNDNDVVFLFNLANSKPFELFQLYVIQEPGVESSDCAFLNNFKVPDLNLSFDDSDKKINENCTQLYLPSNTQGISSIVFEPGHIFNSKEEMKLELGKKCLIERFEFKVDRSSKSRYEVSCCVDGCEWRFRAYSFAGDSAFYVKYFNDKHTCSKTLTHPHFRQANPQVVGHYLVPQLKDGGRIYRGNEIKSDFKQNLGIDISYMQAWRGKCHALELLQGTSRDSFAELPIYCYNLERANPGTVTHIWVDDESRFEMVFVAIGAAVRSFMRNLRPVIIIDAAHLKGEFKGTLFLAVGMDGNNQILPIAYGIGKSEDGASWTWFLSKLKGCVGEIPDMAIISDRANSIHLAVSNVFPHAYHGLCCRHLMVNLSLPSNKKKEYESLWWKTCKSYRLSDFNESFHTLCLAVPRIRNTLISIGFGRWARAHCPGNRYHYMTSNSAESINALSKDYRKLPVTQLIEFFRQSVQKWFYDRRLEGIKERHELTQWAQKKIAKKIDGSRTWTAAGVGLNTFDVDDRKKRGFVNFYDRTCSCRVWQVSGLPCGHVIAVSKFLGETDCSHYAFRCYSNEVYKKTYEEAINPLPHKSEWEIPEDRINVRPPHMTKRQSGRPRANNRILSRGEEPTPLYCGRCKSHGHHRDVCSAPIPSQQRSRKGKETVAHEDPGNNPSDNYFPSYNLGDF, from the exons ATGGGTGTTAAGTGTGTGATATACATCGGGGGTAAGTGGGAGGTTGTTAACGGGAACATCGAGTATGTTGCCGGTCACGATTGTATTACTAGACGTGGTTTAGAAGTTGAAACTACTTTTTCCTACATCACTTTTTTAAGTTATATTCGAAAGATGTGTGATATTCAAAATATTACTCGGATATCCTACCGGATGTCTTCGTTTACAGATCCGATAGATATAATGAATGATAATGATGTTGTTTTTTTGTTTAATTTGGCTAATAGTAAACCATTTGAATTATTTCAGTTATATGTCATTCAAGAACCCGGTGTTGAGTCTTCTGATTGCGCATTTTTAAACAATTTCAAAGTTCCTGATTTGAATTTATCTTTTGATGATAGTGATAAAAAAATTAATGAAAACTGTACCCAATTATATTTACCGAGTAATACCCAAGGCATATCTTCTATTGTGTTTGAGCCAGGCCACATTTTTAATAGCAAAGAGGAAATGAAACTTGAATTGGGTAAAAAATGTTTGATAGAACGATTTGAGTTTAAAGTTGATAGATCGTCTAAATCACGGTACGAAGTGTCATGTTGTGTTGATGGTTGTGAGTGGCGTTTTAGGGCATACAGCTTTGCTGGTGATAGCGCATTTTACGTTAAATATTTTAACGATAAACACACTTGTTCAAAGACGCTCACACACCCACATTTTCGTCAGGCAAACCCCCAAGTTGTGGGTCATTATTTAGTGCCTCAATTAAAAGACGGTGGTCGAATTTATCGCGGAAACGAGATAAAGTCCGATTTTAAACAAAATTTAGGAATTGATATTAGTTACATGCAAGCATGGCGTGGAAAATGTCATGCTTTAGAACTCTTGCAAGGTACAAGCAGAGATTCTTTTGCCGAACTCCCAATCTATTGTTACAATTTGGAGCGGGCGAATCCGGGAACCGTGACTCACATTTGGGTTGACGACGAGAGTCGATTTGAAATGGTATTTGTGGCTATTGGTGCAGCG gtTCGTAGTTTTATGCGTAATTTAAGACCTGTTATTATTATAGACGCTGCCCATTTGAAGGGTGAATTTAAAGGAACATTGTTTTTAGCAGTTGGCATGGACGGAAATAACCAGATTTTACCAATTGCCTATGGAATAGGCAAATCAGAGGATGGTGCTTCTTGGACATGGTTCCTCTCAAAGCTTAAAGGTTGTGTTGGTGAAATTCCAGATATGGCGATCATATCGGATAGGGCCAATTCAATACATTTAGCTGTAAGCAACGTGTTTCCACACGCTTATCATGGTCTCTGCTGTCGACATTTAATGGTGAACTTAAGTTTACCGTCGAATAAAAAAAAGGAATACGAGAGCCTCTGGTGGAAGACCTGTAAATCTTACCGGTTGTCTGATTTTAATGAGTCTTTCCACACTCTATGTCTTGCAGTTCCTAGAATACGGAACACTTTAATAAGTATCGGGTTTGGACGGTGGGCAAGAGCGCATTGTCCCGGCAATCGATATCATTATATGACATCTAACAGTGCAGAGTCAATTAACGCTTTGTCTAAAGACTATCGTAAATTGCCAGTAACCCAACTTATTGAATTTTTCCGTCAATCTGTTCAAAAATGGTTCTATGATCGTCGGCTGGAGGGAATTAAGGAAAGACATGAGCTTACCCAGTGGGCTCAAAAAAAAATTGCAAAGAAAATTGATGGGTCTAGAACTTGGACTGCCGCTGGTGTAGGGTTGAACACTTTTGATGTTGACGACAGGAAAAAACGTGGTTTTGTAAATTTTTACGATCGAACATGTAGTTGCCGTGTTTGGCAAGTTTCTGGACTACCCTGTGGGCACGTGATTGCTGTATCCAAATTCTTAGGTGAAACTGACTGCAGTCATTATGCTTTCCGATGTTATTCCAATGAAGTGTATAAAAAAACATACGAGGAAGCGATTAATCCTCTTCCTCATAAATCTGAATGGGAGATACCAGAAGATCGTATAAATGTTCGCCCCCCGCATATGACAAAACGTCAGTCGGGCCGTCCGCGAGCAAACAACAGAATCTTGTCTCGAGGGGAAGAACCCACGCCTCTATATTGTGGTAGGTGTAAGTCACATGGACACCATCGTGACGTTTGTTCAGCCCCAATCCCATCGCAACAACGTTCGCGTAAAGGCAAGGAAACCGTTGCTCACGAAGACCCAGGAAATAATCCGTCTGATAATTATTTTCCGTCTTATAATTTGGGAGATTTTTAG